One part of the Tunicatimonas pelagia genome encodes these proteins:
- a CDS encoding universal stress protein yields MKILVPIDFSADATRALRYAAALAQLVESAPSNIKFSSPELIILHVFQAPTGKEVSFFATSPIIERFEEETKKQLIKLMSTMPEVQSVAHRLITKLSMPLEGICDTIEDEKVDLVVMGGRGVNASANWLGSTTLQVMRNAPCPVLAVPYTTSEFHPQRIAFATDLEATQPSPSLILFKQLLQLWQAKVQVIHVHPHPATVSAKQAQEALQLSHLLKDVPHSYHFVEDKAPARGIEQYLQEHPADLLVVIPRHYAALESLFHKSVSKKLVISSSVPILSVHE; encoded by the coding sequence ATGAAAATATTAGTGCCGATAGATTTCTCAGCCGATGCTACCCGGGCACTGCGCTACGCCGCTGCTTTAGCCCAGTTGGTAGAAAGTGCCCCATCTAACATTAAATTCTCTTCTCCCGAACTCATAATATTGCATGTGTTTCAGGCTCCTACTGGGAAAGAAGTTAGCTTCTTTGCTACCTCACCCATAATTGAGCGGTTTGAGGAAGAAACCAAGAAACAGCTTATCAAGCTCATGAGTACTATGCCTGAAGTTCAGTCGGTGGCTCACCGCTTGATAACTAAATTATCCATGCCCCTGGAGGGTATCTGTGATACCATTGAGGATGAAAAAGTAGACCTGGTAGTAATGGGCGGTCGGGGCGTAAACGCTTCGGCCAACTGGTTAGGAAGCACCACTTTGCAAGTAATGCGTAATGCGCCTTGTCCGGTACTGGCGGTGCCCTACACTACTTCGGAGTTTCATCCCCAGCGCATAGCTTTCGCTACCGACCTGGAAGCTACTCAGCCATCTCCATCGCTTATATTGTTTAAGCAATTGTTGCAGTTGTGGCAGGCCAAGGTACAGGTGATTCACGTTCACCCTCATCCGGCTACCGTTTCAGCAAAACAGGCGCAAGAGGCGTTGCAACTCAGTCACCTTTTGAAAGATGTACCCCACAGCTATCATTTTGTGGAAGATAAAGCTCCGGCCCGAGGCATTGAGCAGTATTTGCAAGAACACCCAGCAGATTTACTGGTGGTAATTCCTCGCCACTATGCGGCCTTAGAGAGTCTGTTTCATAAAAGTGTTAGCAAAAAGCTAGTGATTAGCTCATCTGTGCCGATTTTATCGGTGCATGAGTAG
- a CDS encoding MBL fold metallo-hydrolase, translating to MEVKQFYDQALAHASYIIVSDQAAALVDPGRDPQPYLDFAQEHKATIVAVFETHPHADFVSSHLEFYQKQGATIYINSKMGADYPHQTLDDGEQVQIGRVSIQALFTPGHSPDHNTYLLLDETGKPHSVYTGDSLFVGDVGRPDLREAAGHLRSKREELAQQMYDTVNTVFRPMEDNVIVYPAHGAGSLCGKNMGPEMFSTIGQEKQQNWAFKIDDKNRFVEALLADQPFVPQYFPYAVEVNREGATSFKESLAKIPLLTPDSSLAADAPVVDVRSQEKFKRGHLPEAINIQEEGKFETWLGTLISPETPFYLVVDNEEQLERTLRRAAKIGYEAYVKGVIIAEELLPQTSPALDVAHFKAHPEEYTIVDIRNTSEVAGNTIFPQATSIPLPELSNRVNEIDTSQPIVVHCAGGYRSAAGASILEAKFPDAKIYDLSEAVKEF from the coding sequence ATGGAAGTTAAGCAGTTTTATGACCAAGCACTGGCTCACGCCTCCTACATTATTGTCAGCGACCAAGCAGCCGCATTGGTTGATCCGGGGCGCGACCCACAACCGTATTTAGACTTCGCTCAGGAGCATAAGGCCACTATTGTCGCAGTTTTTGAAACCCATCCGCACGCCGATTTTGTAAGCAGCCACTTGGAGTTTTACCAGAAACAAGGAGCCACTATCTACATTAATTCTAAAATGGGAGCCGACTACCCCCACCAGACCCTGGACGATGGTGAGCAGGTGCAAATTGGGCGAGTAAGCATACAAGCACTATTCACTCCTGGCCACTCTCCCGACCATAACACCTACTTATTGCTCGATGAAACCGGAAAACCGCATTCAGTGTACACCGGCGACTCGCTGTTTGTTGGTGATGTTGGTCGACCGGATTTACGGGAAGCGGCGGGGCACCTTCGCTCCAAGCGGGAAGAACTGGCTCAGCAAATGTACGATACTGTTAATACTGTTTTTCGACCTATGGAGGATAATGTGATAGTGTACCCCGCCCACGGTGCCGGATCGCTCTGTGGTAAAAATATGGGACCAGAAATGTTTAGTACTATTGGGCAGGAGAAACAGCAAAACTGGGCGTTTAAGATTGATGATAAAAATCGTTTTGTAGAAGCGTTACTGGCTGACCAGCCCTTTGTACCCCAGTATTTCCCCTACGCGGTAGAAGTAAACCGGGAAGGAGCTACTTCCTTTAAAGAGAGCCTAGCGAAAATACCACTACTTACCCCCGACAGCAGTTTAGCTGCCGACGCTCCCGTAGTGGATGTTCGTAGCCAAGAAAAGTTTAAGCGAGGACATTTGCCAGAAGCTATCAATATTCAGGAAGAGGGAAAATTTGAGACTTGGCTAGGCACGCTTATCTCTCCCGAAACTCCGTTCTATTTGGTAGTAGATAATGAAGAGCAACTCGAGCGTACCCTACGCCGGGCGGCCAAAATTGGCTATGAAGCTTATGTGAAAGGGGTGATTATCGCTGAAGAACTACTGCCTCAGACTAGCCCTGCGTTAGATGTAGCGCACTTTAAAGCGCACCCGGAAGAATACACCATTGTAGATATTCGTAATACCTCTGAAGTAGCAGGAAATACCATTTTCCCCCAAGCAACCTCTATTCCCCTACCCGAGTTGTCAAACAGGGTCAATGAGATTGATACCAGCCAGCCGATAGTCGTTCACTGTGCCGGAGGGTATCGCTCGGCTGCCGGAGCCAGTATTCTGGAAGCTAAATTTCCTGATGCTAAGATTTACGACCTAAGCGAAGCGGTAAAGGAGTTTTAG
- a CDS encoding sulfite exporter TauE/SafE family protein, which produces MSTIELIGYISAAVIGFSLGLIGGGGSILTVPALVYLIGTDPVLSTSYSLFIVGVAALVGSLNYMKQGLVSYRTAVIFAIPSLTAVYVTRRWIVPVIPEEIAHWGDFVLTKSIAVMVFFAILMAIASFSMIYSDRKPEADNKQEALRFNYPLILLEGTVVGVLTGLVGAGGGFLIIPALVLLVKLPMKLAIGTSLLIIAAKSLIGFGGDIGVQPIEWMFLLSFTAIAVIGIFAGTYVARFVASQNLKIGFGWFVLAMSVFIIVNELIIT; this is translated from the coding sequence ATGAGCACGATCGAACTTATTGGATATATTTCGGCAGCCGTGATTGGCTTTAGTTTAGGGCTAATTGGGGGCGGAGGTTCAATTCTAACAGTTCCAGCCTTGGTTTACTTGATAGGAACTGACCCGGTACTATCTACTTCGTATTCGCTGTTTATTGTTGGCGTAGCGGCATTGGTAGGCTCACTTAACTACATGAAACAAGGTTTAGTGAGCTACCGTACCGCCGTGATATTCGCCATCCCATCACTTACTGCCGTGTATGTCACCCGGCGGTGGATTGTACCTGTCATACCCGAAGAAATAGCCCATTGGGGCGACTTTGTTCTGACCAAAAGTATTGCTGTGATGGTATTCTTTGCAATACTCATGGCAATCGCTTCTTTCTCCATGATTTACTCCGACAGGAAACCGGAGGCAGATAATAAACAAGAAGCTCTTCGCTTTAATTACCCACTGATTTTACTGGAGGGAACCGTAGTGGGAGTACTAACGGGCTTAGTTGGAGCCGGAGGCGGCTTTCTCATTATTCCCGCCTTGGTACTGCTAGTTAAGCTACCCATGAAGCTGGCCATTGGAACCTCGCTGCTAATTATTGCCGCTAAATCGCTTATTGGCTTCGGGGGTGATATTGGGGTGCAGCCTATTGAGTGGATGTTCTTGCTAAGCTTTACAGCTATTGCCGTGATCGGTATCTTTGCCGGTACGTATGTTGCTCGCTTCGTCGCCTCTCAAAATTTAAAAATAGGGTTTGGCTGGTTTGTGCTGGCTATGTCCGTTTTTATTATCGTAAACGAATTAATCATTACCTAA
- a CDS encoding amidohydrolase family protein encodes MSRRREFLRKSLSVGMGLAVAPQLAKARSSTLKDISIVDTHVHFWELDRLEYPWLESNESSLSQDFLLADYQQATQGYQVNKIVFVESGRVPWQYLEEVKWVHQLAKQHDLIGSMVAYFPVDQGESARTELEELAAYPLVQGVRSMGNTQEQLASAQYRDGLRLLSELDLSLDVHIGTTDFDDYLTLIDQYPNLRFVLNHLGLPNVKNGELNTWRSGIQRLAERPNVVCKLSGLLTRCHPEQVDNDFLKPYILAPLEYFGTKRIMFGSDWPVLTRANTFNVWAQLLEGLTNELSQPELTQIFSQTAREVYRID; translated from the coding sequence ATGTCTCGACGAAGAGAATTTTTACGCAAGAGCCTCAGCGTAGGAATGGGATTGGCCGTCGCTCCTCAATTAGCGAAAGCTCGATCTTCTACGCTCAAGGATATTTCTATTGTAGACACCCACGTACACTTCTGGGAGTTAGATCGACTGGAGTACCCTTGGTTAGAGAGTAACGAATCATCGCTCAGCCAGGATTTTCTACTAGCTGATTATCAGCAAGCTACCCAGGGCTATCAGGTTAATAAAATCGTTTTTGTAGAAAGCGGTAGAGTACCCTGGCAATACCTGGAAGAGGTCAAGTGGGTGCATCAGCTAGCTAAACAACACGATCTGATCGGTAGTATGGTGGCTTATTTTCCGGTTGATCAGGGTGAGTCAGCCCGAACTGAACTAGAAGAACTGGCGGCCTACCCCTTAGTGCAAGGGGTTCGTAGTATGGGAAATACGCAGGAACAGCTTGCTTCGGCTCAGTACCGCGATGGATTACGCCTGCTATCTGAGCTTGATCTAAGCCTGGATGTACACATTGGCACTACTGATTTTGACGATTATCTTACCTTAATTGACCAATATCCGAACCTACGTTTCGTGCTGAATCATCTGGGATTGCCGAATGTGAAAAATGGTGAGCTAAATACCTGGAGAAGTGGGATACAGCGATTGGCCGAACGCCCCAATGTGGTCTGTAAACTTTCTGGCTTACTGACCCGCTGCCACCCGGAGCAGGTCGATAACGACTTCCTGAAGCCCTACATACTTGCCCCCCTGGAGTACTTCGGTACCAAGCGAATAATGTTTGGCAGCGATTGGCCGGTACTTACCCGGGCTAATACTTTCAATGTTTGGGCGCAATTGCTGGAGGGGCTTACCAATGAACTAAGTCAGCCGGAATTAACTCAGATTTTTTCACAAACTGCCCGGGAAGTCTATCGTATAGATTAG
- a CDS encoding PKD domain-containing protein, whose amino-acid sequence MKILLFDGNYIFFGNLFAMRIDLRQFVLLFILPSLIWFYEPITAQPIVPNTVRPDIEFEVFQFPRHQIPRIDGQTDDWAIYPNENIYGTSLLKDTEDNTPYPVDTTDLNVKIRVGWVEGLNRLYFLYEAYDDYWDFRRFNPKGYLNDIFEVVVDGDLSGGPFIYNDMLKDAGKMGDDPAHIYSHLRFSGVHAQNYHIFTPPVNNAWTLIWGSQPWIAEFPQANRAYQYDFQPGESGHLTLEFYITPYDHAPHSGVEQAQESQLRADDYIGLSWSVLDFDGGKREGHNNLSHNTLMVKDASYLCAFRLMPLEERFLPELKAEWSFAVVDPTKRMVYFKDESVGEVEKWTWDFGDGQQSSEASPVHKYEKAGVYYVVTLTVENSTGTSQRTRYWEVMVP is encoded by the coding sequence TTGAAGATACTACTTTTCGATGGAAATTATATTTTCTTCGGTAATCTTTTCGCTATGCGTATTGATCTAAGACAATTTGTTCTCTTGTTTATTCTGCCAAGCTTGATCTGGTTTTATGAGCCGATAACTGCTCAGCCAATCGTGCCTAATACGGTGAGGCCGGATATAGAATTTGAAGTATTTCAATTTCCTAGACATCAGATTCCGCGCATTGATGGACAGACTGACGACTGGGCGATTTACCCCAACGAAAATATCTACGGTACCAGCTTATTGAAAGATACAGAGGATAACACACCTTATCCGGTAGATACTACCGACCTTAATGTGAAGATAAGAGTAGGATGGGTAGAAGGACTCAACCGTTTATACTTTCTGTACGAAGCCTACGATGATTATTGGGACTTTAGGCGGTTCAACCCCAAGGGATATTTGAATGATATTTTTGAGGTAGTAGTGGATGGCGATCTTTCGGGCGGGCCATTTATTTACAATGATATGCTGAAGGATGCGGGAAAAATGGGAGATGATCCGGCTCATATTTACAGTCATTTGCGGTTCAGTGGGGTTCACGCGCAAAACTACCATATCTTTACTCCCCCGGTAAATAATGCTTGGACGCTGATCTGGGGCAGTCAACCCTGGATTGCTGAGTTTCCGCAGGCCAACCGGGCGTATCAATACGATTTTCAGCCGGGGGAAAGTGGGCATCTTACCCTGGAATTTTACATTACCCCCTACGATCATGCCCCCCACAGTGGAGTAGAACAAGCGCAGGAGAGCCAGCTTCGGGCGGATGATTATATTGGACTATCTTGGTCAGTTCTAGACTTTGACGGCGGTAAACGAGAAGGGCACAATAACCTTTCTCATAATACCTTAATGGTCAAAGACGCCTCTTATCTGTGTGCATTTCGGTTAATGCCACTAGAAGAGCGGTTTTTACCGGAATTAAAAGCTGAGTGGTCGTTTGCAGTAGTTGACCCGACCAAGCGAATGGTATACTTCAAAGATGAATCCGTAGGAGAGGTAGAAAAATGGACTTGGGACTTCGGTGACGGACAGCAATCGAGCGAAGCTTCTCCGGTACATAAGTACGAGAAGGCTGGAGTGTATTATGTGGTGACCCTAACCGTAGAAAACTCAACCGGAACTTCCCAGCGAACCCGCTACTGGGAGGTAATGGTTCCTTGA
- the pbpC gene encoding penicillin-binding protein 1C, which produces MPFPKFDTPYTTVVEDRKGNLLGASIADDGQWRFPPSDTVSEKFRQAILHFEDQYFYQHPGFNPVSLIRAAYQNVSAGSIVSGGSTLTMQVIRLARKKDRTIVEKLREILLATRLELALSKDEILNLYASQAPFGGNIVGLDAAAWRYFGVQPAQLSWAESALLAVLPNSPALLYPGKNEELLLRKRNRLLNKLYTRQVIDSLTLQLALGEPLPSAPHPLPQKASHLLTRVLQEGKKGTRVATTVEASLQQQVTALVKKHSQKLRGNHIYNAAALVVDVKTGQTQAYVGNSEPGVEHGSSVDIITAPRSTGSVLKPILYAAMLHEGGLLPHSLVPDIPTYIDGFVPQNFSKQFEGAVPADQVVSRSLNVPAVRMLQDYGVEKLHHKLKQFGMTTLTQPPGHYGLSLILGGAEVTLWDLVGIYASMARSLNQYFRNPEPNRYSHSDIHPLSYEAQADSAKVSVQSEYGHLGASSLWFAFRAMQEVARPENETGWQYFSSSQSLAWKTGTSYGHRDAWAVGLTPRYVVGVWVGNADGEGRSGLTGVTAAAPLLFDIVQLMPATDWFDVPRSDMAKVVVSTSSGYRAPRHATDTISRWVPLAGLKTPISPYHQQVQLDASGAYQVQSNCESVHQMQAQQWFALPPVQEWYYQRKHPSYRPLPPYRADCRPVTNNRIPMDIIYPKAHAKIYIPNELQGERGRTIFEAAHRDNQQTLYWHVDATYLGETRGEHQMALLLEAGEHTLHVIDGLGNSLAHPFEIVAGED; this is translated from the coding sequence TTGCCTTTCCCCAAATTTGATACTCCCTACACGACAGTAGTAGAAGACCGAAAAGGAAATTTGCTGGGAGCCAGTATTGCTGATGATGGTCAGTGGCGATTCCCGCCTTCCGATACGGTGAGTGAGAAGTTTCGGCAGGCTATTCTGCACTTTGAAGATCAGTACTTCTACCAGCATCCCGGCTTCAATCCAGTGTCGCTTATTCGAGCCGCCTACCAGAATGTAAGCGCAGGAAGCATCGTGAGCGGGGGAAGCACTCTCACGATGCAAGTTATCCGGTTAGCCCGAAAAAAAGACCGGACAATAGTGGAGAAGCTACGGGAGATACTGCTGGCAACTCGATTAGAACTAGCATTGTCTAAAGATGAGATTCTTAATTTATACGCCTCCCAAGCTCCTTTCGGAGGAAATATTGTAGGGTTAGATGCGGCTGCCTGGCGGTACTTTGGTGTTCAGCCCGCGCAGCTTTCCTGGGCCGAAAGTGCTTTGTTGGCGGTACTGCCTAACAGCCCAGCCTTGCTGTACCCAGGTAAGAATGAGGAACTACTCCTGCGAAAGCGTAACCGTCTACTGAACAAACTGTATACCCGTCAGGTAATTGACTCGTTGACACTTCAACTAGCCCTGGGCGAACCGCTGCCAAGTGCTCCCCATCCACTACCGCAGAAAGCTTCTCATCTGCTAACTCGGGTACTGCAAGAAGGGAAGAAGGGCACTCGAGTTGCTACTACAGTAGAAGCCTCGCTCCAGCAGCAAGTGACGGCTTTAGTAAAAAAGCACTCTCAGAAGCTGAGAGGAAACCATATTTATAATGCTGCCGCGCTAGTGGTAGATGTTAAAACCGGGCAAACCCAAGCGTATGTAGGCAACAGTGAACCGGGAGTGGAGCATGGATCTTCGGTGGACATTATCACCGCGCCGCGTAGTACGGGTAGTGTGCTCAAACCAATCCTCTACGCGGCTATGCTGCACGAAGGCGGCCTTTTGCCCCACTCACTGGTACCGGATATTCCTACGTATATTGATGGTTTTGTTCCCCAGAATTTCAGTAAGCAGTTTGAAGGAGCCGTTCCTGCCGATCAGGTAGTTTCGCGCTCACTCAATGTTCCAGCGGTGCGGATGCTACAAGACTACGGTGTAGAAAAGTTACACCATAAACTAAAGCAATTCGGTATGACCACGCTGACCCAGCCACCGGGTCACTACGGCTTAAGTTTGATTTTAGGCGGAGCTGAAGTTACCCTCTGGGACTTGGTGGGTATCTACGCTAGTATGGCTCGGTCGTTAAACCAATACTTTCGTAACCCCGAACCCAATCGCTACAGCCATTCCGATATTCACCCACTCAGTTACGAAGCACAAGCTGATTCAGCGAAGGTTTCAGTACAATCTGAATATGGTCATTTAGGCGCATCATCACTGTGGTTTGCCTTTCGAGCCATGCAGGAAGTAGCTCGGCCCGAAAATGAAACGGGCTGGCAGTATTTTTCATCGTCCCAGTCGTTAGCTTGGAAAACCGGAACCAGCTACGGTCACCGTGATGCCTGGGCGGTAGGATTAACCCCTCGCTATGTCGTTGGCGTTTGGGTAGGTAATGCCGACGGGGAAGGGCGATCGGGTTTAACCGGAGTGACTGCTGCGGCTCCGCTATTGTTTGATATTGTACAGTTAATGCCCGCTACCGATTGGTTTGACGTGCCTCGTAGCGATATGGCGAAAGTAGTAGTTAGTACTTCCAGTGGTTATCGTGCTCCGCGTCATGCTACTGATACTATTAGCCGCTGGGTTCCGTTGGCTGGATTGAAAACACCTATCTCGCCCTACCACCAGCAGGTTCAGCTAGATGCTAGTGGAGCTTATCAGGTGCAAAGTAATTGTGAATCCGTTCACCAGATGCAAGCTCAGCAGTGGTTTGCACTGCCCCCGGTGCAAGAGTGGTATTATCAGCGTAAGCACCCCAGCTATCGCCCCTTACCACCTTATCGGGCTGACTGTCGTCCAGTTACTAATAACCGCATTCCAATGGATATTATCTATCCGAAAGCTCATGCGAAAATATATATCCCTAACGAACTACAAGGTGAGCGGGGACGAACGATTTTTGAGGCGGCCCATCGCGATAATCAACAAACGCTTTATTGGCACGTAGATGCTACCTATCTAGGAGAAACTAGAGGCGAACATCAGATGGCGTTACTGCTAGAGGCAGGAGAGCATACGCTGCATGTGATAGATGGACTAGGAAATTCGTTAGCGCATCCGTTTGAGATTGTGGCAGGGGAAGATTAG
- a CDS encoding alpha/beta hydrolase family protein, translated as MRTLEILIVLIELAVLLVVVLKPIPDLRNARWLLLLPLSLSLLHGLVEGTRWQMVPAYGIALTLALTFLASPTLHLPRHLKVILSSLGSLLVALSLLLGYLLPVFQLPKPSGSFAVGTTYWHLQDSTRSEPITDDPNDVRELMVRVWYPAQAEHQSTYSYMHPELTKVLARNRGLPAFMLSHFALIETHALENAPVALEIESFPVIIFSPGYTSHSSMYTSLTETLASHGYIVFGIDYTYETPLSIFPDDDLRFLNPEYTDIWKNTSWDDVQASIVAFRETSDTTAQRQYVSQYLTQVPYTARVNSWTEDVHFVIGELQNKANQYDQLFFRKIDQDNIGVMGHSVGGATSAVACALDSRIKAGINLDGSQWGNLLDHAIIQPFLWITAEKDLSASSADIDSFIYSQVSEGDFYHLSIGNATHTNFSDLSLWSNYTPLTQTGSIDSHRAIEIINQCSVNFFDKYLKERPNTIDEITEKFDELSSKNW; from the coding sequence ATGAGAACATTAGAGATACTTATTGTACTAATTGAATTAGCTGTGTTACTGGTTGTCGTACTAAAGCCAATTCCTGATCTTAGGAACGCCAGATGGTTACTTCTTCTTCCATTGTCGCTGTCTTTATTGCACGGATTGGTAGAAGGTACGCGATGGCAAATGGTACCAGCCTACGGAATAGCATTAACGCTCGCGCTCACTTTTTTAGCATCGCCCACCTTACATTTACCCCGCCATTTGAAAGTCATTCTATCGTCGTTAGGTAGCTTATTAGTTGCACTCTCACTATTACTAGGGTATCTTCTACCGGTGTTTCAGCTACCCAAACCTTCCGGCTCATTTGCAGTAGGTACTACCTACTGGCATTTGCAAGACAGCACCCGATCTGAACCGATTACCGACGACCCCAACGATGTACGAGAACTTATGGTCAGAGTTTGGTATCCAGCCCAAGCGGAGCACCAAAGTACTTATTCCTACATGCATCCAGAACTGACCAAAGTATTAGCGAGAAATCGCGGCTTACCGGCGTTTATGCTTTCTCACTTTGCTTTAATTGAAACTCATGCTTTAGAGAACGCTCCCGTAGCCTTAGAGATAGAATCGTTTCCAGTTATCATATTTTCCCCCGGATATACGTCGCACTCATCCATGTATACTTCTCTGACAGAGACTTTAGCTAGTCATGGATATATTGTATTCGGCATTGACTACACTTATGAAACCCCCTTATCTATCTTCCCTGATGACGATTTGCGATTCCTTAACCCAGAGTACACTGATATTTGGAAGAATACTTCTTGGGATGACGTACAGGCGAGTATCGTGGCTTTTAGAGAAACATCGGACACTACCGCCCAACGTCAGTACGTAAGTCAATACCTCACCCAAGTTCCCTATACTGCTCGAGTTAATTCATGGACCGAAGACGTCCACTTTGTAATCGGTGAATTACAGAATAAAGCTAACCAATACGATCAATTATTCTTTCGTAAGATAGATCAAGACAATATTGGCGTAATGGGACATTCGGTAGGAGGTGCTACATCAGCGGTAGCTTGTGCGTTAGATAGCCGTATTAAAGCCGGTATCAATTTAGATGGTTCTCAGTGGGGAAACTTATTAGACCACGCGATCATTCAACCGTTCTTGTGGATTACGGCGGAAAAAGATTTGTCTGCTTCCTCCGCAGATATAGACTCTTTTATCTACAGTCAGGTATCAGAAGGTGATTTCTACCATCTAAGCATAGGAAACGCTACTCATACTAACTTTTCTGATCTATCCCTTTGGTCGAATTATACACCACTTACCCAAACTGGTTCTATCGACAGCCACCGGGCGATTGAAATTATTAATCAATGCTCGGTAAACTTTTTTGATAAATATCTAAAAGAAAGACCTAATACAATAGACGAAATAACCGAAAAGTTCGATGAGTTAAGCAGTAAGAATTGGTAG
- a CDS encoding LytR/AlgR family response regulator transcription factor has product MKVLAHTLFWLLVIALLTLIFGSSYSNYSEPFLFVGMLIPVVIGTAYFFNHYLVPRYLFKKKIAKFVLYSCYLLVVSLYMEMLVVTAAFTLLAHYRYDNMLPLATDFPVLAIILYCMVLLYSFISLARQLIINQQKTRDWQDEKRKQENPVLLVRAQRKVNRILPDDIDYLESLGDYVKIHIASSAPITTKEKISKLATTLPDSFLRIHRSYIVNADKVLSYTKEQIQVKEINLPISRTYKKSVINALSRHYPK; this is encoded by the coding sequence ATGAAAGTATTAGCTCACACATTATTCTGGTTACTTGTTATAGCTTTACTTACGTTGATATTTGGTAGCTCATACTCAAATTACAGTGAGCCATTTCTCTTTGTGGGTATGCTGATCCCGGTGGTAATAGGCACTGCGTATTTTTTCAATCACTATTTGGTACCTCGCTACCTGTTTAAGAAGAAGATAGCTAAGTTTGTATTGTATTCTTGTTATTTGCTGGTAGTCTCTCTTTATATGGAAATGCTTGTAGTGACAGCAGCATTTACACTGCTAGCTCATTATCGATACGACAATATGTTGCCGTTAGCAACTGATTTCCCGGTTCTGGCGATTATTCTCTACTGCATGGTTTTATTGTATTCCTTTATATCGTTAGCTAGACAGTTAATTATTAATCAACAGAAGACTCGAGATTGGCAGGATGAGAAAAGAAAGCAAGAAAATCCCGTTTTGCTAGTACGGGCGCAGCGTAAGGTTAACCGAATATTGCCAGATGACATCGATTACTTAGAGAGTTTGGGTGATTACGTTAAAATCCATATTGCTTCCTCCGCTCCAATTACTACCAAAGAGAAGATTAGCAAGTTAGCAACCACACTGCCCGATTCTTTCCTTCGCATTCACCGCTCCTACATTGTCAACGCTGACAAAGTTTTATCCTACACCAAAGAGCAAATACAAGTAAAGGAAATTAATCTACCTATCAGCCGAACCTACAAGAAGAGCGTAATAAATGCTTTAAGTAGACACTATCCAAAGTAG
- a CDS encoding CsgE family curli-type amyloid fiber assembly protein yields the protein MTSQAVAQQARPDDIGQDGSEGVEINGLVVDETVTKVGRDFYELFYQQWNAPISTINYSLFIRERPMNGLGSQIAIYINETEIFAQAVQPRHEVVESLAHYAVSLANQYVQNYESIVQQLGNQDQQGSGIF from the coding sequence ATGACCTCTCAAGCCGTAGCTCAGCAAGCGCGCCCCGATGATATTGGCCAAGATGGTTCGGAAGGGGTTGAAATCAACGGATTAGTAGTAGACGAAACAGTGACGAAGGTCGGGCGGGATTTTTACGAGTTGTTTTACCAACAGTGGAACGCCCCAATTAGCACCATCAACTACAGTTTATTCATTCGGGAGCGACCTATGAATGGACTGGGGAGTCAAATTGCCATCTACATCAATGAAACGGAGATATTTGCTCAAGCCGTACAGCCCCGCCACGAGGTAGTGGAATCCCTGGCTCACTATGCGGTGAGCTTGGCCAACCAATATGTGCAAAACTACGAAAGTATCGTACAGCAACTAGGTAACCAAGACCAACAAGGAAGTGGCATATTCTAA
- a CDS encoding curli production assembly/transport component CsgF — MLHHRLFIIFSLWLVNVTAPAQDFVYQPTNPAFGGSYLNYNWMLSSAQAQNDFQEEGDSSRGRFERDPLDDFEESLNRQLLSQLSRNLYQDQFGEGGLEEGQYELGNYLIDVAPTGEGIQITILDTGTGSETTVSVPYF; from the coding sequence ATGTTACATCATCGCCTATTCATCATTTTTTCGCTATGGCTGGTCAATGTGACCGCCCCCGCCCAAGATTTTGTCTATCAGCCCACCAATCCTGCCTTTGGGGGTAGTTACCTTAACTACAACTGGATGCTCTCATCCGCCCAGGCTCAAAATGACTTTCAGGAGGAGGGGGACTCATCCAGGGGGCGTTTTGAGCGCGATCCGCTGGACGACTTTGAAGAGAGCCTTAATCGTCAACTGCTCAGCCAACTGTCGCGCAACCTGTACCAAGACCAATTTGGCGAAGGCGGTTTGGAAGAAGGGCAGTACGAATTAGGTAACTATCTCATTGATGTGGCACCCACTGGCGAGGGCATTCAGATCACCATTCTGGATACCGGCACCGGTAGCGAAACCACCGTCAGTGTCCCTTACTTTTAG